The Leishmania major strain Friedlin complete genome, chromosome 28 genome includes a region encoding these proteins:
- a CDS encoding phosphonopyruvate decarboxylase-like protein, whose amino-acid sequence MLRCCRRALEGNKQLSPEYLVRSLKKHGTSAFFGMPDYYLCPLTSYLTDKTAAGEYVMATNCGNAMAMAAGYYLSTLRTPCVFMQNSGIGDSMNPLLTLFHQDAYRMPCLVLMSWRGKVDTADEQAKPGLVAQGRLTEHCLAAIGIPYAIMGNSLDVAMSWDVTMDKAYHHLASEKTPFAVLLEPGTLAPYMQRRPDADALPTAPLDHDAVANQVCRQFNATDAFVCSCGSVQESLRRARATISGDTAAQDLLLADSPGHAAGVATGIALSRPSLQVVCIEGDGAALVHLNAMATNGGLKAMKNVTTGAGLLQNFKHIVVNDGCYSMEGGQITAAFDASLTGVAKACGYFAVREEPVIELGDLVASLAELRQCDGPAFVEVVVSKTRTSSADGRVRRNLQAEKLRFSEFLNQPNA is encoded by the coding sequence atgctgcgctgctgccgccgcgctctGGAGGGCAACAAACAGCTCTCGCCCGAGTACCTGGTCCGGTCCCTCAAGAAACACGGCACCAGCGCCTTCTTTGGGATGCCCGACTACTACTTGTGCCCTCTCACCTCATACCTGACCGATAAGACGGCAGCGGGCGAGTACGTGATGGCGACCAACTGCGGCAACGCCATGGCGATGGCGGCCGGCTACTACCTGTCCACCCTGCGCACCCCATGCGTGTTCATGCAGAACAGCGGGATCGGGGACTCCATGAACCCCTTGCTGACCCTTTTCCATCAGGATGCCTACCGCATGCCATGCTTGGTGCTCATGAGCTGGCGCGGCAAGGTCGACACCGCGGACGAACAGGCGAAGCCGGGGCTGGTTGCACAGGGACGGCTGACGGAACACTGCTTGGCCGCCATCGGCATCCCGTACGCGATCATGGGCAACAGCCTCGATGTTGCAATGAGCTGGGACGTGACAATGGACAAGGCGTACCACCACTTGGCCTCCGAGAAGACACCGttcgcggtgctgctggagccCGGAACGCTGGCGCCGTACATGCAGCGACGTCCCGACGCGGACGCGCTTCCCACGGCGCCACTTGACCATGACGCGGTCGCCAATCAAGTGTGTCGCCAGTTCAATGCAACGGACGCGTttgtgtgcagctgcgggagCGTGCAGGAGTctctgcgccgcgcgcgggCGACGATTTCCGGCGACACAGCCGCGCAGGATCTTCTGCTGGCAGACTCGCCGGGCCACGCGGCAGGCGTGGCGACGGGTATTGCCTTGTCGCGACCGTCGCTGCAGGTCGTCTGCATCGAGGGCGACGGGGCTGCCCTTGTACACCTTAACGCAATGGCGACGAACGGTGGCCTGAAAGCGATGAAGAACGTCACCACCGGTGCTGGACTGCTGCAGAACTTCAAGCATATTGTGGTAAACGACGGCTGTTACTCGATGGAGGGCGGCCAGATCACGGCGGCCTTTGATGCCTCACTGACGGGCGTGGCCAAGGCCTGCGGGTACTTTGCCGTGCGCGAGGAACCCGTGATTGAGCTTGGCGATCTTGTCGCTTCTTTGGCTGAGCTTCGTCAGTGCGACGGCCCAGCctttgtggaggtggtggtgagcaAGACGAGGACCTCGTCTGCTGACGGGAGGGTGCGTCGAAATCTGCAGGCGGAGAAGCTTCGCTTTTCGGAATTCTTGAATCAGCCCAACGCGTAA
- a CDS encoding helicase-like protein, with the protein MPEGTSASLLAASPLGSSSAAAAASPPPSSPPLANSATLALPFTPYPVQQEMIGTIAAVLHSASPHVVPVAAVEVPTGCGKTMALLSSVLRYQQELKRKSPKELDAYLRQRRPLWHQRRPSGAKRKAPPKERGCQRGPQQRGAARLAPVAGGGIDTDEGDTDDECADGWSVPPSFFRHFRVNSHRKIRAELDVAGSQELRRRFLPPPCTVYYVTRTHAQLRQAVRELRRLHGATSSIRMNILGSRERYCIHPKVIASKANHTLPVQGNNLGEVCDKLVSLGLCEMVDKYDELSCSAIAGPVGHQRGQIWDMEDLVLEGTSRHMCPYYAARDLVFYADVNFCTYPYLLDPLIRHETKMEAALKNNAVVVFDEAHNVAAVCQDALSLECPRDVLALILSELQPLVSNQVPLARQPVSAASSTAGVAQGDFATMQYPRELHLGAFTLVEIFSFLCALFQSLSVFFDVAMEAAGDRGRRGEKRHRGDEKGGGDEHNGRDCGAAYMQGTQLEHHLRRDMEAHVAAYRQRTAVQRHFAAPAPVLASLDLFQRAYGVVMALGVTFNPFLFSVFGLSMLKRWLLLLRFLLQKPQSFAVALRPAPSWDGPAPSGSDTERSFFGACSAAAVVAETRPATGGDSGAVCTHAVVAQWTIGLQCLDGSLAFSHLLKTVHRVVLASGTLSPFPQLARDLGVEASLWRTVEGLHVVPPTQYSLTALTALPVSSSSTHNGTTTQPSLLPLRCTYASLSNPVFLKTVARAVVQLTQTLRESSGGGVLLFVPNYAVLTALAKLTREVLLVAQREQQHQSLHVAAPTQLFLEPRKAEALTEVLCQFQNCTQAPRCGTALLFSVYRGKASEGLNFTDDMARLVLCLGLPLQPLKSWKVIAQRAYSGPDWYTTDAVRAVNQALGRCLRHVKDYGAVVLLDERYAQPEYQERLSKWCRATLQTESSLPQLCAGLRTSFTQWRRAFGALAMSPSPLPTPSAAADRAVHRDDMEGVAHQDAASLARIRLGTEQLPFTRVLRAPSAVWRPHRTVGPASDATASDSSPQRSGAARLACTAPGAGACARQSATASAGLLHSPLACTAVKLLYETAAATGDVSRQALQDAIQSLAKNFFDSSGSGEEEEEEDAFE; encoded by the coding sequence ATGCCTGAGGGGACCAGCGCATCGCTCCTGGCAGCATCTCCCTTGGGctcctcttctgctgccgccgctgcctcgccgccgccgtcgtcgccgcctctcgcAAATTCcgcgacgctggcgctgccgttcACGCCGTACCCTGTGCAACAGGAGATGATCGGCACGATCGCCGCCGTTCTCCACTCCGCTAGCCCGCACGTCGTGCCGGTGGCTGCCGTGGAGGTGCCGACAGGGTGTGGTAAGACTATGGCGCTGCTATCCAGCGTTCTGCGGTACCAGCAGGAGCTGAAGCGCAAGAGCCCCAAAGAACTTGACGCATATctgcgtcagcggcggccgctgtgGCACCAACGACGGCCGTCAGGGGCGAAGCGAAAGGCGCCCCCGAAAGAACGTGGGTGTCAGCGAGgtccacagcagcgcggtgctgcacgtctGGCGCCAGTCGCGGGCGGCGGTATCGATACCGACGAGGGGGACACGGACGACGAGTGCGCGGACGGCTGGTCGGTCCCGCCATCGTTCTTCAGACATTTTCGGGTCAACTCACACCGGAAAATCCGCGCGGAGCTGGACGTGGCCGGGTCGCaagagctgcgccgtcgcttcctgccgccgccctgcaCAGTTTACTAcgtcacgcgcacgcacgcgcagcttcgGCAGGCGGTGCGTGAGTTGCGCCGGCTACATGGTGCGACAAGTTCTATTCGCATGAACATTCTCGGCAGCCGGGAGCGCTACTGCATCCATCCCAAGGTGATAGCGTCCAAGGCGAACCACACGTTGCCTGTACAGGGCAACAACCTGGGGGAGGTTTGTGACAAGCTCGTGTCGCTGGGACTCTGCGAGATGGTGGACAAGTACGACGAGCTCTCGTGTAGCGCCATCGCGGGTCCCGTCGGACATCAGCGTGGCCAGATATGGGACATGGAGGATCTCGTGCTGGAGGGGACCTCGCGCCACATGTGCCCCTACTACGCCGCTCGCGACCTGGTCTTCTATGCCGATGTCAACTTCTGCACCTACCCGTATCTGCTGGACCCGCTCATTCGCCACGAGACGAAGATGGAGGCAGCCCTGAAAAACAACGCCGTTGTCGTCTTCGACGAGGCGCACAAtgtcgcggcggtgtgccAGGACGCGCTTTCGCTGGAGTGTCCACGAGACGTGCTGGCGCTCATCCTGTCAGAGCTCCAGCCCCTTGTGTCGAACCAAGTGCCCCTCGCACGCCAGCCAGTGAGTGCGGCCTCTTCCACCGCGGGCGTGGCGCAAGGTGACTTTGCCACCATGCAGTATCCACGAGAGCTGCACCTCGGTGCCTTCACCTTGGTGGAGATCTTCTCCTTTCTGTGCGCCCTCTTTCAGTCCCTCAGCGTCTTCTTCGACGtcgcgatggaggcggcgggcgatcgcggacggcgaggtgaaaagcgccaccgcggcgatGAGAAGGGCGGGGGCGACGAACACAACGGCAGAGACTGCGGGGCCGCCTACATGCAGGGCACTCAGCTCGAGCACCACCTGCGGCGCGATATGGAGGCCCACGTCGCGGCATAccggcagcgcacggcggtgcagcggcattTTGCAGCGCCGGCCCCGGTGCTTGCGTCGCTGGATCTCTTCCAGCGCGCCTACGGTGTCGTCATGGCTCTCGGCGTCACATTCAATCCATTTCTCTTCTCTGTTTTCGGCCTCTCGATGCTGAAGCGGTggctcctgctgctccgtTTTTTGCTTCAGAAGCCGCAGTCCTTCGCTGTTGCGCTGCGGCCGGCGCCGTCTTGGGATGGACCTGCcccgagcggcagcgacactgAGCGGTCGTTCTTTGgcgcgtgctctgctgccgcagtcGTTGCCGAAACGCGTCCGGCGACGGGTGGTGACAGTGGTGCGGTTTGTACCCATGCGGTCGTTGCGCAGTGGACGATCGGCCTGCAGTGCCTCGACGGCAGCCTTGCCTTCTCGCACCTCCTCAAGACGGTGCACCGTGTCGTGCTGGCCTCCGGCACGctctcccctttcccccaGCTGGCTCGTGACTTGGGCGTGGAGGCCTCCCTGTGGCGCACGGTGGAGGGCCTGCACGTGGTGCCTCCAACTCAATACAGCTTGACTGCGCTAACCGCCCTGCCTGtgtcgtcgtcatcgacaCATAAtgggacgacgacgcagccgTCGCTTCTGCCACTGCGTTGCACGTACGCCTCTCTCTCGAACCCAGTCTTCCTCAAGACGGTGGCGCGCGCCGTGGTTCAGCTGACGCAGACATTgcgcgagagcagcggcggcggggtgcTGCTCTTTGTGCCTAACTACGCCGTTCTAACGGCATTGGCGAAGCTGACGCGCGAGGTACTGCTTGTGGCgcagcgggagcagcagcatcaaTCGCTGCACGTCGCAGCGCCGACTCAACTGTTTCTGGAGCCGCGCAAGGCCGAGGCGCTGACAGAGGTTCTCTGCCAGTTCCAGAATTGCACGCAGGCGCCtcgctgcggcactgcgctCTTGTTCTCCGTGTACCGCGGCAAGGCGAGCGAAGGACTCAACTTCACGGACGACATGGCGCGCCTGGTGCTCTGCCTcgggctgccgctgcagccgttGAAGTCGTGGAAGGTCATCGCGCAGCGCGCCTACAGCGGCCCGGATTGGTATACAACGGacgctgtgcgcgctgtAAACCAAGCTCTGGGTCGTTGCCTGCGTCACGTGAAGGACTACGGCGCTGTagtgctgctggacgagcGGTACGCGCAGCCAGAATACCAGGAACGGCTGTCGAAATGGTGCCGCGCAACACTGCAGACAGAGTCGTCGTTGCCGCAACTCTGCGCGGGGCTTCGGACGTCGTTCACGCAATGGCGTCGGGCGTTCGGTGCACTTGCCATGAGCCCCTCCCCGTTGCCGACTCcctcagcggcagcggatcGTGCGGTGCACCGGGACGACATGGAAGGGGTGGCCCACCAGGATGCGGCGAGTTTAGCACGAATTCGTCTGGGCACAGAGCAGCTTCCTTTTACACGGGTGCTGCGTGCGCCATCAGCGGTGTGGCGGCCTCATCGCACTGTTGGCCCCGCATcggacgccaccgccagtGATTCGTCGCCTCAGAGGAGTGGTGCGGCTCGACTGGCTTGCACGGCtcccggcgctggcgcttgTGCTCGGCAAagtgccaccgccagcgctggCCTGCTTCACTCGCCTCTCGCCTGCACCGCTGTGAAGTTGCTGTACGaaaccgccgccgccactggcgATGTCTCGCGGCAGGCCTTGCAGGATGCCATTCAATCTCTGGCGAAGAACTTTTttgacagcagcggcagtggggaggaggaggaggaggaggatgctTTTGAATGA